CCATGACCACCCAATCCGAGCCAGGACACGGCCGGCCCGACCCGGGCCTGAGCGCGATCATCGGCGAGCGGCGTCAGCTGATCAATCTCGCGTACCGGCTGCTCGGCTCCATGGCCGAGGCCGAGGATGCCGTACAGGAGACCTATGCCCGCTGGTACGCCATGTCCCCACAACAGCAGGAAGCCATCGAATCTCCCGGCGCCTGGCTGAGCAAGGTCGCCAGCCGCATCTGCCTCAACCTGCTCGGCTCGGCCCGGGCCCGGCGCGAGACCTACGTGGGGGAGTGGATCCCCGAGCCCCTACCCGACCGTACGGAGTGGATCACCGGGCGCTCGGGCAGCACCACCGTCGACCCGGCCGACCGAGTCACCCTCGACGAGTCGATCAACATGGCCTTCCTCGTCGTACTCGAATCGATGACCCCGGCCGAGCGCGTCGCATTCATCCTCCACGACGTCTTCCGCTACTCCTTCACCGACGTGGCCGAGATCGTCGGCCGTACCCCGGCGGCCTGCCGCCAGCTGGCCTCCTCAGCCCGCCGCCGCATCCGCGCTTCGCAGGCTCCCGCGACCCCGACAGCCCGGCAGGCCGGCATCGTCCGGGACTTCAAGCAGGCATGGGAGGCAAAGGACATCGACGCGCTCATCGGCCTGCTCGACCCCGACGCCACCGCGACCGCCGACGGCGGCGGCCTCGCCACCACCTTCCTGCGCCCCATCGAAGGCGGCGAGCAGATCGCGCGCGCCTGGGTCGAAATCGCCAACTGGGCGACCAGCAACATGACGGTCCTGGAGCGTACGGTCAACGGTCAGCTCGGCCTGGTCGCTCAGCAAGACGGCGTCACCGTGACGGTGTTCGCGTTCGACATCGCAGGCGACCGGATCAAGCACATCTGGGTAGTACGCAACCCCGAGAAACTCCGACTCTGGACGACGGGCTGACGCGCGTCCCCACCATCCAACAAGAAAGACCCACCATGACCGCTGATGCCAACATCCTCCACCACGTCGGGCTGATCACCCGCGACATGGACGCCACCATCGGGCAATACGAGAAGCTCGGGTTCGCGTTCACGCCCCTGTCACTGCCGCGCATCCCGATGCGCCCGGGCGGTGAGCCGGTGCTGCTCGGCGCCGGCAACCGCACCGCCGTCTTCGCCGAGAACTACCTTGAGATGCTCGCAGTCGTGGACCCAGCCCGCTGGGCGCAGATCACACCGCAACAGCGCGGCGGGTTCGACCTGGACCGGTCGCTGGCCCGCTACGAGGGCCTGCACGTCATGCACTTCGGCAGCGACGACCTGGAAGCCCTGCATGATCGGCTGGTCGCCGAGGGCGTGCCGAGTGACGACATCCGGCCGTACCAGCGCAACGTCGACACCGAGGACGGCCAGCAGCTCATGCAGGCTCGCGCGTTCGCGTTCCCGCCCGAGGCCAACCCCGAGGCACTCATCCAGATGTGTCAGCACCTCACCCCTGAGCTGGTGTTCCAGAAGCGCTACCAGCGCCACGACAACGGCGCCGTCGGCGTTGTCGAGATCACCGTATGCAGCGACGACCCGGCAGGCTATGCCAGCACCTACACCCGTTACACCGGCCACGACCACACCAAGGACAGCGACGTTTACACCGTCGACCTGGGCAAGTCGCGGGTCCGGGTGGTCTCACCCGAGGCACTGCCCGTGCTGATCCCGGGGGCGGTGCCGCCCGCCGTACCCTCACTGGTCGGCTTCACCGTCGCGGTCGCCGACCTTGACGCCACCCGCTCCCTGCTGTCCGACCGCGGCATCCCGTTCCGCGCCCTCGGCGACACCCTGCTCGTCGCCGCGCCGGACGCCGCCGGCGCCACAGTCTCGTTCATCGCTGTCTAACCCGTGGCCCTCGCCTTCGCCGCCGGAGCGCACCGGCCTCGTTGTCGCCGACGTCGTCAGGACGTGACCGACCGGCGGCGCCGCGGCTCTCGCGCACCGGCCGCGAAGCGGCGCGACGACGCGTTGATCTGAGCGAGTCGGCGCAGCGCGAGCAGCAACGGCTCGGCCAGGATCGTGCCGAGCACGACGTAGTGGACGGCCGCGTCGCGTGACTCCGTGGGGACGTCGCCGACCTCCAGGTCGGCGAGTGCCTGCATGACGTCGGCGTAGTCGCGCAGCCGCCCCGGCGGCAGCGTGAAGTCGGCGGCGTCGATCGCGGCCAGCGCCTCGGCGAGCCGGTGCAGCGACGCGGGGTCGGCACCGTCGATCTGCCAGCCCATCTCCCGCACCAGGGCCTCGGCCGCTGCGGTGTCGACGTCCTCCTGGTCTGCCGGCTTGAGCCGGTCGTGGGCCATGCCGAGGAGCTCGTGCATCGACTCCGGCGGGTCGTCGAGCTGGTCGAGCACCGCCCGGGTGGCCGCGATGCTGAGACCGCCGACGCC
Above is a window of Streptosporangiales bacterium DNA encoding:
- a CDS encoding sigma-70 family RNA polymerase sigma factor, encoding MTTQSEPGHGRPDPGLSAIIGERRQLINLAYRLLGSMAEAEDAVQETYARWYAMSPQQQEAIESPGAWLSKVASRICLNLLGSARARRETYVGEWIPEPLPDRTEWITGRSGSTTVDPADRVTLDESINMAFLVVLESMTPAERVAFILHDVFRYSFTDVAEIVGRTPAACRQLASSARRRIRASQAPATPTARQAGIVRDFKQAWEAKDIDALIGLLDPDATATADGGGLATTFLRPIEGGEQIARAWVEIANWATSNMTVLERTVNGQLGLVAQQDGVTVTVFAFDIAGDRIKHIWVVRNPEKLRLWTTG
- a CDS encoding MerR family transcriptional regulator, whose translation is MRISELSRTGGVPVATVKYYLRTGLLHEGRRTSATQAQYDETHATRLRLIRALIGVGGLSIAATRAVLDQLDDPPESMHELLGMAHDRLKPADQEDVDTAAAEALVREMGWQIDGADPASLHRLAEALAAIDAADFTLPPGRLRDYADVMQALADLEVGDVPTESRDAAVHYVVLGTILAEPLLLALRRLAQINASSRRFAAGAREPRRRRSVTS